The DNA segment CTGAACGGCGCGAGCGCCGCCCAGGTGGCGGTCGCCGGTCTCGTGGTGCTGCCGTTCTACCTCTTCGAGCTGCACCGGGACGGGATCCGGGCCACGAAGTTCGGCGCCCGGCTCGTGCTGCCGCTCGCCGGGGCCGCCGTCGCCGCCGGGATCTGCGCCGGTGTGGTCGCGCTGGGCCTGCCCGACCTGCTGACCCTGGTCATCGGCGGCACGGCCGGCCTGGCCGTGATGGCGCTGCTGGGCTACCGGCTGCGGGGCGTCCTCCGCGAACTGCGCGCCACCGGCGCCCAGCCCGCCGAGCCGGCCCCGGTCTGATCCGCGTCCCACCCACCTGCCGTTCCGAGATCTGCGGATGCGGAGAACCCGCCTGATCATCGCGATCAGGCGGGTTCCGTCTGTTCCGGGAACTCAGGGGATGCGGACGACCGCCGGCGACCAGGCGTCCTTGATCAGCAGCTGCGGCTTGCCGGAACCGTCGGCCGGCACCCGCCACACGTCACTGGAGGCCGAGCCCTGGCCCTCGCGCGGCAGCCCGTAGATCACCGTCTCGTCGTCCAGCCACTCGACCTGGTCATCGATGCTGTTCGTCTCGGCGAGCAGCGCCTCCTTGCCGGTACGCAGGTCGTACACCGCGAGCCGCCACTTGCCGGCCGGCAGATCGCCGTGCTTCTTGAACGCGACCCGGGTCCCGTCCGGTGACAGCGACGGGCACTCCACGTCGCCGCGCAGCGCGTTCACGGTCTGCGTGGACAGGCTGCCCTCGACGAGCCAGGTCTTCCCGCCGGACGCCGCCGTCGCGTAGAACCGGTCGTCGTCGACGAACGTGACACCCCAGAGGTTCTTGTCCGCCGCGGTGATCGTCCTGCCGTCGACGGTCAGTGCGAACTTCTCGATGTCGCCGACGACCTCGCCGTCGGTGCGGGTCACGATCGTCCGGGTGGAGAACTGTCCCGGGTTGGCGTAGGAGTCGCCGAACACGAAGGTCGTGGTGGCCGCGAGCGAGCCGTCCTTCGACAGCCGCGCACGGCTCGGGATCCCGGTCAGCGGAAGATCCCGGGTGGGTGCCCACGAACGGTCGAGCAACTGCGCCTTGTACGTGGTGACGAGTCCCCGGTCCGCCGAGAGGCAGAGCGCGTCCTCACGGGTGGCGTAGACCCGCTCGCAGGACGCCTGGGTGAACGCGCGGGCGCCACCCGGGTCGTCGAGCGGCACGATCGCCACCCTGCCGTAGCCGTCGCCCAGCGCGGTGCTGCGGAAGACCAGATGACTGGAGCTGCTGACCGCGGTGATGGCGCTGCTCGCCACGGTCGGCACGGCCGGCGCGGCGGCGAGCTGCTCGGCCTGGTCCTGGCGGACCTGCCAGACGTATCCGGCCGCGCCGAGGACGGCGACCACCATGATCGCGGTGAAGAGGTAGACCCGGGTTCGTACGGTCACGCCGCCACCTCCCGCCGGTCGATGCCGCGCAGCAGGACCCACGCGGCCGGGATCGCCGCGGCCAGCAGCACGGCGAAGAGCACGAGCGACCAGCTCGGCCCCTGCACCGCCCAGAGCAGGCCGAACAGCACCGACGAGGCGAAGCGGGCCAGCGCCACGACGGTCTGGGCCGCCGAGATGCCGCTGCCCCGGGCCTCGGCCGGGACCAGGCGGCTGACCAGCGCGGGCAGCACGCCGTCGGTGGCCGCGTAGAAGACGCCGAGCAGGACCAGGGTGCCGAGGGTCAGCCCGAGGCCACCGGCCGGCAGCGCGCCCAGCAGATAGGCGAGCAGCAGCGCGCCGTGTCCGGCGACCAGCACCTTGGCCCGGCCCACCCGGTCGGCGAGCCGGCCGAACGGCACGGCCAGCAGCAGGTACGCGATGTTCGTGCCCACGTAGAGCAGCGGGAAGTAGGTGGCGGCGAAGTCGTCGCGTTCCTGCAGGGCCAGGTAGAGGAAGCCGTCGCCGACGGTCAGCAGGCCGAGCACACCGGCCGCGACCAGCGGTTTGCGCAGCGGCCGGGCGGTGATCTCCCGCATCGCCTGGCGGAACCCGATCCGGGCCTTCGCGCCGGTGGTGCGCAGGTTCGGCACGAAGAGCACCAGGACGGCCAGGCCGGCGATGGCGACCGCGAACGAGACGACCCAGATCGAGTCGTAGCT comes from the Actinoplanes sp. OR16 genome and includes:
- a CDS encoding MFS transporter — translated: MYVSLRDRPGSDKPEGGSVVRRVSSTVILLGIVSLLTDVSSEMVASVLPLYLTAAVGLSTVAYGFLDGIYQGVSAFVRIAGGYAGDRGGQPKWVAVLGYGASALSRIAMLPVTGFAAITAVVTADRLGKGLRTAPRDALIAESSDPKMLGRAFGVHRTLDTIGAAIGPIVAFALLAAVPNSYDSIWVVSFAVAIAGLAVLVLFVPNLRTTGAKARIGFRQAMREITARPLRKPLVAAGVLGLLTVGDGFLYLALQERDDFAATYFPLLYVGTNIAYLLLAVPFGRLADRVGRAKVLVAGHGALLLAYLLGALPAGGLGLTLGTLVLLGVFYAATDGVLPALVSRLVPAEARGSGISAAQTVVALARFASSVLFGLLWAVQGPSWSLVLFAVLLAAAIPAAWVLLRGIDRREVAA